Proteins co-encoded in one Armatimonadota bacterium genomic window:
- a CDS encoding ABC transporter permease: protein MGLYLLRRLGLAVPTLLGVTVVVFALIRLIPGDPARLILGLQASEEEVQRLRVELGLDRPLYVQYARFFARLLRGDLGYSAVTREPVIGEIGSRLPATVQLAVSSIVVATLVGMAAGVLSATRQYSAVDYVVMTVALFGVSLPVFWLGLMLMLLFSVYLNWLPAGGYGTPAHLVLPTVALAAFSIAIIARMTRSSLLEVFTQDYIRTARAKGLHGRVVILRHALKNALIPVITVIGLQFGALLGGAILTETVFAWPGMGRLLVSAITARDYAVVQGVVLVFAGLFTLVNLVVDVLYAYVDPRIHYG from the coding sequence ATGGGCCTCTACCTGCTGCGTCGTCTTGGGCTCGCCGTCCCGACGCTGCTTGGCGTCACGGTGGTCGTCTTTGCCCTCATCCGGCTGATCCCCGGCGACCCGGCGCGGTTGATTTTGGGGCTGCAGGCCTCCGAGGAGGAGGTGCAGCGGCTGCGGGTGGAGTTGGGGCTGGACCGCCCGCTGTACGTCCAGTACGCGCGGTTCTTCGCCCGGCTGCTGCGGGGCGACCTCGGGTACTCGGCCGTCACCCGCGAGCCGGTCATCGGCGAGATCGGCAGCCGGCTGCCCGCCACGGTGCAGCTGGCGGTCTCCAGCATCGTGGTGGCGACGCTGGTGGGCATGGCCGCCGGCGTGCTCTCGGCCACCCGTCAGTACTCCGCGGTCGACTACGTGGTGATGACCGTGGCGCTGTTTGGCGTCTCGCTCCCGGTCTTCTGGCTGGGCCTGATGCTGATGCTACTCTTCTCCGTCTACCTCAACTGGCTGCCGGCCGGCGGCTACGGGACGCCCGCGCACCTGGTCCTGCCTACGGTGGCGCTGGCGGCGTTCTCCATCGCCATCATCGCCCGCATGACCCGCAGCAGCCTGCTGGAGGTGTTCACCCAGGACTACATCCGCACGGCGCGCGCCAAGGGACTGCACGGCCGCGTGGTGATCCTCCGCCACGCCCTCAAGAACGCCCTGATCCCGGTGATCACCGTCATCGGCCTGCAGTTCGGCGCGCTGCTGGGCGGCGCGATCCTCACCGAGACCGTGTTCGCCTGGCCCGGCATGGGGCGGCTGCTGGTCAGCGCCATCACGGCCCGCGACTACGCGGTGGTCCAGGGCGTGGTGCTCGTGTTCGCCGGGCTCTTCACGCTGGTGAACCTCGTCGTGGACGTCCTCTACGCCTATGTCGACCCGCGCATCCACTACGGTTAG
- a CDS encoding ABC transporter substrate-binding protein: MRTGMRVALALVLVAGLLGLQQVQATAQAVPRQLRVAIGIDADRLDPAEQTTTTIANVVDYMFETLVDLHPVKNEIVPRLATRWQISRDGLTYTFTLRRGVRFHDGTPFNAEAVKFTFERLQDPRVAVALRFLVQPIKSIEAVGDDTVRITLSKVTPTFLSDLSTTQFAILSPAAVQRAGDRWRAAPVGGGTGPYVFKEWRRGDSILLERNPNYWGKKPIFDEILFRVVPDAGTRLTQVLAGDVHQAMLPPAPDVKGLRRNPRVTVVEAPSDRVISVLMNTQWGPFKDVRVRQAMNYAVNKKAILASVLFDLGTVVDSPCPSMMFGYSKVQDGGWPFNPIKAKQLLAEAGYKDGFEVNFFSPTGRYIQDFQFAQAIAAQLRNVNVRANVSTMDWPSYVAMIQTPPERTRVQMIVLGWAWPVLDCDGVLYGQFHSSSHPPRGLGPAFYNNPKVDQLLERERQEANVERRKALMKEAQEIIWQDAPWIWLWSQKWYVVTVKNLEGVLIHPIEKWTALCEPEAPAVSHHCVTWK; this comes from the coding sequence GTGAGGACAGGGATGCGCGTCGCGCTGGCGCTGGTGCTGGTGGCAGGCCTGCTGGGTCTGCAGCAGGTGCAGGCCACCGCCCAGGCGGTGCCCCGGCAGTTGCGTGTGGCGATCGGAATCGACGCCGACCGGCTCGATCCGGCCGAGCAGACGACCACCACCATCGCCAACGTCGTCGACTACATGTTTGAGACGTTGGTGGACCTCCACCCCGTCAAGAACGAGATCGTGCCGCGGCTGGCGACCCGCTGGCAGATCTCGCGCGACGGCCTGACCTACACCTTCACGCTGCGGCGCGGCGTGCGCTTCCACGACGGCACGCCGTTCAACGCCGAGGCAGTGAAGTTCACCTTCGAGCGGCTCCAGGATCCCCGGGTCGCGGTGGCGCTGCGCTTCCTGGTGCAGCCCATCAAGAGCATCGAGGCCGTCGGCGACGACACGGTGCGGATCACGCTCAGCAAGGTTACCCCGACGTTCCTGTCCGACCTGAGCACGACCCAGTTCGCCATCCTCTCGCCCGCGGCCGTCCAGCGCGCCGGCGACCGCTGGCGGGCGGCGCCGGTGGGCGGGGGCACCGGCCCCTACGTCTTCAAGGAGTGGCGGCGGGGTGACTCGATCTTGCTGGAGCGCAACCCCAACTACTGGGGCAAGAAGCCGATCTTCGACGAGATCCTCTTCCGCGTCGTGCCCGACGCCGGCACCCGCCTGACACAGGTCCTGGCGGGCGACGTCCACCAGGCGATGCTGCCGCCGGCCCCCGACGTCAAGGGGCTGCGCCGCAACCCCCGGGTGACGGTGGTCGAGGCGCCCAGCGACCGCGTGATCTCCGTGCTCATGAACACGCAGTGGGGGCCGTTCAAGGACGTCCGGGTCCGCCAGGCCATGAACTACGCCGTCAACAAGAAGGCGATCCTGGCCAGCGTGCTGTTCGACCTGGGCACCGTGGTGGACTCGCCCTGCCCGTCCATGATGTTCGGCTACTCCAAGGTGCAGGACGGCGGCTGGCCCTTCAACCCCATCAAGGCCAAGCAGCTGCTGGCCGAGGCGGGGTACAAGGACGGGTTCGAGGTCAACTTCTTCTCGCCCACGGGCCGCTACATCCAGGACTTCCAGTTCGCCCAGGCGATCGCCGCCCAGCTGCGCAACGTCAACGTGCGGGCCAACGTCAGCACCATGGACTGGCCCTCCTACGTCGCCATGATCCAGACGCCGCCGGAGCGCACCCGGGTCCAGATGATCGTGCTGGGCTGGGCGTGGCCGGTGCTGGACTGCGACGGCGTGCTCTACGGCCAGTTCCACTCCTCCAGCCACCCGCCCCGGGGCCTGGGGCCGGCCTTCTACAACAACCCGAAGGTCGACCAGCTGCTGGAGCGCGAGCGCCAGGAGGCCAACGTCGAGCGGCGCAAGGCCCTCATGAAGGAAGCCCAGGAGATCATCTGGCAGGACGCCCCGTGGATCTGGCTGTGGAGCCAGAAGTGGTACGTCGTGACCGTGAAGAACCTCGAAGGGGTCCTGATCCACCCCATCGAGAAGTGGACGGCGCTGTGCGAGCCGGAGGCGCCCGCGGTCAGCCACCACTGCGTGACGTGGAAGTGA
- a CDS encoding cupredoxin domain-containing protein, protein MGIRLAGVVLLAGLVTLATPARTPAQTRAPKVYEITMTSFKFEPNQIRVTEGDTVILRLRNADQFGRTHNFASAFLLNIPLVVRGDGLEGIAEGRKFVSVEAGKTAEVEFTVRGRGSYAFLCTLFDHAARGQTGMLIVGAPAP, encoded by the coding sequence ATGGGGATCCGACTTGCAGGCGTCGTGCTCCTGGCCGGGCTGGTGACGCTGGCGACGCCGGCGCGCACCCCGGCGCAGACGCGCGCGCCCAAGGTCTACGAGATCACGATGACGTCGTTCAAGTTCGAACCGAACCAGATCCGGGTCACCGAGGGCGACACGGTGATCCTGCGGCTGCGCAACGCCGACCAGTTCGGGCGGACGCACAACTTCGCCTCGGCCTTCCTGCTCAACATCCCGCTGGTCGTGCGGGGCGACGGTCTGGAAGGGATCGCCGAGGGGCGCAAGTTCGTGTCGGTGGAAGCCGGCAAGACCGCTGAGGTGGAGTTCACCGTCCGCGGACGGGGGTCGTACGCGTTCCTGTGCACGCTCTTCGACCACGCCGCGCGGGGGCAGACGGGGATGCTGATCGTCGGGGCGCCGGCACCCTGA
- a CDS encoding fumarylacetoacetate hydrolase family protein, with the protein MRFVTYEFRGQAHLGVLDGEHVFAFAPLARQAARAGRGRGPGDQIPDDLVSFIERGSLAQARAALALGRRLLREGRARGLVVPLARTRLLAPIPRPRKNIFCMGRNYAEHAREGGHEVPTVPVFFTKPPTAVVGPDAPVVHHRVTEQLDYEVELTVVIGRRGRDIPVERALDYVFGYTIMNDITARDLQRRHLQWFKGKSLDTFAPLGPAVVHRSLIPDPQNLRLRLRVNGEERQNASTGSMVFSVAQLISVLSAGMTLEPGDLLATGTPEGVAMGRTPPPWLQPGDVVEAEIEGIGVLRNRIVAP; encoded by the coding sequence ATGCGGTTCGTCACGTACGAGTTCCGGGGCCAGGCGCACCTGGGGGTGCTGGACGGTGAGCACGTCTTCGCCTTCGCCCCCCTGGCCCGCCAGGCCGCCCGCGCCGGACGCGGACGCGGCCCCGGGGACCAGATCCCCGACGATCTGGTGAGCTTCATCGAGCGAGGCTCCCTGGCGCAGGCCCGGGCTGCCCTCGCGCTGGGCCGCCGGCTCCTGCGGGAGGGCCGCGCACGCGGCCTCGTGGTGCCTCTGGCCCGCACGCGGCTGCTCGCGCCGATCCCGCGGCCGCGCAAGAACATCTTCTGCATGGGGCGCAACTACGCCGAGCACGCCCGCGAGGGCGGGCACGAGGTGCCCACGGTGCCGGTGTTCTTCACCAAGCCGCCCACCGCCGTGGTGGGTCCCGACGCGCCGGTCGTCCACCACCGGGTGACCGAGCAGCTCGACTACGAGGTCGAGCTCACCGTGGTCATCGGCCGGCGGGGCCGCGACATCCCCGTCGAGCGCGCGCTGGACTACGTCTTCGGGTACACCATCATGAACGACATCACGGCGCGCGACCTCCAGCGCCGCCACCTGCAGTGGTTCAAGGGGAAGTCCCTGGACACGTTCGCGCCGCTGGGGCCGGCCGTCGTCCACCGGTCGCTGATCCCCGACCCCCAGAACCTGCGCCTGCGGCTGCGGGTCAACGGCGAGGAACGCCAGAACGCCTCCACGGGCAGCATGGTCTTCTCGGTGGCGCAGCTGATCTCGGTGCTCTCTGCGGGCATGACGCTCGAGCCCGGCGACCTGCTGGCCACCGGCACGCCCGAGGGCGTCGCCATGGGCCGCACGCCGCCGCCGTGGTTGCAGCCGGGCGACGTGGTGGAAGCCGAGATCGAGGGCATCGGGGTGCTGCGCAACCGCATCGTGGCGCCGTAG
- a CDS encoding cupin domain-containing protein codes for MDAQVWDAFRVADAMDGPAQQFQRLLGRPDLTVGVLRVLPGGLDLQGTHQQDEVYACVGGRGLVRLGDRDVPVGPGAVIFVPAGVPHRFHGNKEPLVLAYVLVPPAG; via the coding sequence ATGGACGCACAGGTGTGGGACGCCTTTCGGGTCGCCGACGCCATGGACGGCCCCGCCCAGCAGTTTCAGCGGCTGCTGGGCCGGCCCGACCTCACGGTGGGCGTGCTCCGCGTGCTACCCGGCGGCCTCGACCTGCAGGGGACGCACCAGCAGGACGAGGTGTACGCCTGCGTGGGCGGCCGCGGCCTCGTACGGCTTGGCGACCGCGACGTCCCGGTCGGACCCGGGGCGGTGATCTTCGTGCCCGCGGGCGTCCCGCATCGCTTCCACGGCAACAAGGAGCCGCTGGTGCTGGCGTACGTGCTGGTGCCGCCGGCCGGGTGA
- a CDS encoding FAD-dependent thymidylate synthase encodes MLPQFASIDGTPSLRRRDIYLLSPRLLPPEVIAVAFAKTSRSPKPFREIAAELTEESSSEFHEKWVLGYGHGSVAEHAVLHLALENVSRLAIECLESNRLCSYTEKSTRYQIFDAFYVPPTVAASPHAELYVQTCRRLFETYRASLEPVRRVIETWYPRHEGEADRAYAARIRSRYIDVCRFLLPCATLANVGMTANARALEHAITKMLSHPLEEVRAIGAEVKAVARTEVPTLVKYAEPSPYLIETAAALTALARGEDEPAEADLLDGEASPGVRLVHYDRDAELRIVAACLYRYGRTSYRRAWARAAALDPHGRAAIVCEALGRLRRHDAPLRELEHVTYTFDIVCDQGAYFDLKRHRMMTQSPQAPTVDLGYAVPRAIVEAGLEGAFRAAVEQATEAYHRLAADLPHEAAYLVTNAHNRRFLATMNLRELYSVVPLRARESGHFSYRRIALQLYEAVRAVHPGLVAHLRFGDPPPAAAALEARHFAEVAARPHAVPASASG; translated from the coding sequence ATGCTACCACAGTTCGCCTCGATCGACGGTACTCCATCGCTGCGCCGCCGCGACATCTACCTCCTTAGCCCCAGGCTCCTTCCCCCCGAGGTCATCGCCGTCGCCTTCGCCAAGACCTCCCGTAGCCCCAAGCCCTTTCGGGAGATCGCGGCGGAACTGACGGAGGAGTCGTCCAGCGAGTTCCACGAGAAGTGGGTGCTGGGGTACGGGCACGGCTCGGTGGCCGAGCACGCCGTCCTCCACCTGGCGCTGGAGAACGTGTCGCGCCTGGCCATCGAGTGCCTGGAGAGCAACCGTCTCTGCTCGTACACCGAGAAGTCCACCCGCTACCAGATCTTCGACGCCTTCTACGTCCCGCCGACGGTCGCCGCCTCCCCGCACGCCGAGCTCTACGTGCAGACCTGCCGGCGCCTGTTCGAGACGTACCGGGCCAGCCTCGAGCCCGTGCGGCGCGTCATCGAGACGTGGTACCCGCGCCACGAGGGGGAGGCCGACCGGGCGTATGCCGCGCGGATCCGCTCCAGGTACATCGACGTCTGCCGCTTCCTCCTGCCCTGCGCCACGCTCGCCAACGTGGGCATGACGGCCAACGCCCGCGCCCTCGAGCATGCCATCACCAAGATGCTGTCGCACCCCCTCGAAGAGGTCCGGGCCATCGGCGCCGAGGTCAAGGCCGTGGCCCGCACCGAGGTGCCCACCCTCGTCAAGTACGCCGAGCCCAGCCCCTACCTGATCGAGACGGCCGCGGCCCTGACCGCCCTGGCCAGGGGCGAGGACGAGCCGGCGGAGGCCGACCTCCTGGACGGCGAGGCGTCGCCCGGGGTTCGCCTGGTGCACTACGACCGGGATGCGGAACTGCGCATCGTGGCCGCATGCTTGTATCGCTACGGCCGGACGTCGTACCGCCGGGCCTGGGCGCGGGCGGCCGCGCTTGACCCGCATGGGCGCGCAGCCATCGTCTGTGAGGCGCTGGGGCGGCTCCGGCGCCACGATGCGCCGCTACGCGAGCTCGAGCACGTCACCTACACCTTCGACATCGTCTGCGACCAGGGCGCCTACTTCGACCTCAAGCGTCACCGCATGATGACCCAGAGCCCCCAGGCCCCCACGGTGGACCTGGGCTACGCGGTGCCCCGCGCCATCGTCGAGGCCGGCCTGGAGGGCGCATTCCGCGCCGCGGTCGAGCAGGCCACGGAGGCCTACCACCGCCTCGCCGCCGACCTGCCGCACGAGGCCGCCTACCTGGTCACCAACGCCCACAACCGCCGGTTCCTGGCCACCATGAACCTGCGCGAGCTCTACAGCGTGGTGCCGCTGCGGGCACGGGAGAGCGGGCACTTCTCCTACCGGCGCATCGCCCTCCAGCTCTACGAGGCCGTCCGGGCGGTGCACCCGGGGCTGGTCGCTCACCTGCGCTTTGGCGACCCTCCACCCGCGGCGGCCGCCCTCGAGGCCCGTCACTTCGCCGAGGTCGCTGCACGGCCGCATGCGGTCCCGGCATCGGCCTCGGGCTGA
- a CDS encoding CoA pyrophosphatase, which translates to MSLLARLREQLREYRPRDLPPHSWRRAAVLVPVFEQDGVAHLLLTKRTETVEHHKGQISFPGGGEEPGDASLQETALRETYEELGLEPSAVEVLGRLDEVETIVSGFAVTPFVGAVPPPDRLRPNPNEIDEVVTLPLAIFQDPGRVRAERVVRGGRVVELLYYDCGRWTVWGLTARIIRNLLDVVEGKVPEAPEPPAANEP; encoded by the coding sequence GTGAGCCTGCTGGCCCGACTGCGGGAGCAGCTGCGGGAGTACCGTCCGCGTGACCTGCCGCCCCATTCGTGGCGCCGGGCGGCGGTGCTCGTCCCGGTGTTCGAGCAGGACGGGGTGGCACACCTGCTCCTCACCAAGCGGACGGAGACCGTCGAGCACCACAAGGGGCAGATCTCCTTCCCCGGGGGCGGCGAGGAGCCGGGAGACGCCTCGCTCCAGGAGACCGCGCTCCGGGAGACGTACGAGGAGCTCGGGTTGGAGCCGTCGGCCGTGGAGGTGCTCGGGCGCCTGGACGAGGTCGAGACGATCGTGTCGGGGTTCGCGGTCACCCCCTTCGTGGGTGCCGTGCCGCCGCCGGATCGCCTGCGGCCCAATCCGAACGAGATCGACGAGGTCGTGACCCTGCCCCTGGCGATCTTCCAGGACCCGGGGCGGGTGCGCGCAGAGCGCGTGGTGCGTGGGGGCCGGGTGGTGGAGCTGCTCTACTACGACTGCGGCCGCTGGACCGTGTGGGGGCTCACGGCGCGGATCATCCGGAACCTGCTGGACGTGGTGGAGGGAAAGGTCCCGGAGGCGCCCGAGCCGCCCGCGGCCAACGAGCCGTGA
- a CDS encoding magnesium-dependent phosphatase-1 codes for MAVRLVILDCDLTLWNHANVTALRRPFERDGEDAVRDQDGVRVALYPGVRRLLDGLRARRVLVAAASWNRPEPVDEIFALLGLESYFDLKKVEPHPHKERLVAALVADLAARGCVLRPDEILYVDDRRIHLDAIHATVGPVRFLQMGHDIQRPDEVLAHLDALGVGAAPQA; via the coding sequence GTGGCAGTACGGTTGGTGATCCTCGACTGCGACCTGACGCTATGGAACCATGCCAACGTCACGGCGCTGCGGCGGCCGTTCGAGCGGGACGGCGAGGACGCGGTGCGCGATCAGGATGGCGTCCGCGTCGCGCTGTACCCGGGCGTCCGGCGGCTGCTGGACGGCCTGCGGGCGCGGCGGGTGCTGGTGGCAGCCGCGTCCTGGAACCGGCCCGAGCCGGTCGACGAGATCTTCGCGCTGCTGGGGCTGGAGTCGTACTTCGACCTCAAGAAGGTCGAGCCGCACCCCCACAAGGAGCGGCTCGTCGCCGCCCTCGTCGCCGACCTGGCCGCCCGCGGGTGCGTCCTGCGGCCGGACGAGATCCTCTACGTCGACGACCGGCGCATCCACCTCGACGCGATCCACGCCACGGTGGGGCCGGTGCGGTTCCTCCAGATGGGCCACGACATCCAGCGCCCCGACGAGGTGCTCGCGCACCTCGACGCCCTGGGCGTGGGGGCCGCACCGCAGGCCTGA